The Blautia obeum ATCC 29174 region GTTGGTGTATCCGCTGATCGTGTAGTTGATACTGTGGTTGCAGACATCAACCATAACATAAATATCGTCACCACGTACGGATTCACTGATCTCGCCTTTTCCTTCACCGGAACCGAAACGAGGGGTTTTGACATTGATGATATAGGAATCACGCTGATATCCTTCAAAAGCGCAGGTGCCTAATTCAGGGTTCTCACGCTCTTTTCTCCATTTTACAAGCCATTCATTTACTTTTTCGCCAAGGGGGCGGCAGCTATCGAGGGGAATAAGCCCCAGCCTTCCTACAGGAAGTGTTGTCAGTTCCTTGTTGTTTAACTGTGCCATCGTTTATTTTCCTCCTAAAAATATTTTCTGTATTCGGATGTCTTTGCCGATAAGCTTCAGCATCTGGTAATTACTTGCTATCCGGGAAAAAGTTCTCTCGGAATAGGTGGCTGAAAAATCTTCAAGTTTCAGATTTGTAGATATGATCGTGGATTTACGACGGGAAATACGTTCGTTAATACACAAAAATAACTGCGAGGAGACAAAACTGTTGGTAAGCTCTGTCCCAAGATCATCTATGATCAGAAGATCACAGTCAAGGATAAAATCATCACCCGGGTCTGTTTCGGATTTTCTGGAAAAAGCTGTCTGAGCCAGACGGTCAAACAGATCAAATGCAGAAAAATACAGAACACAGTGTGCGGTTTTGAGAAGCTCGCTGGCAATACAGTGAGAGAGAAAGGTCTTGCCTACTCCGGTGCTACCGTACAGAAATAGGTTCTGTGCGCGCTTGTCAAAATCATCTACAAAGTTCCGGGCAGTATTATAAGCCCGTTTTGCTGTTTCGCGGGCTGTTAATCCGGTTGCTTCGTTCTTCATTGTATCAGAATACCAGTCAAAAGAAAAGTGTTCAAAGTTCTCTTTTTTGAGAATCTCTTTAAGATTTGACTGTGTGTACAGTAATTCGACCTCGGATTTTTTGAAACAGGAACATTTTTGTCCGTCAACATAGCCAGTATCCTGACAGAGTGGACAGAAATAATGAGGTTCCAGATAATCATCAGAAAATCCGTTGCTGCGAAGAAGTGTACGGCGTTCCTGAGCCAGAGCGGCCACGTCTTTTTTGAGATCTTCTACAGTATCGGATTCACCCTGCAGAAGAGAACGGGCTTTTCTGGCACTCAAGGCTGCAACCTCCTGATCAATCTCCAGCAGGCGTGGAACACGGATAAATGCTTCTTTGCGGCGTTCTTCCAGATCATGCTGCACCTGGGACTGACGCCGGCTGTATTCTCTCATAATAATATCATACTGAAAATTCTGTAAAGCCACGGTACTCTCCTTTACTGGGTTACTGTTCACTTCGTTCACGGTAACTTTACTGGTTCAATAGATGCTTCTCATATTCGTCGAAGTTGTATTCTCGCTGCTGGAAGTTATTGAAACGGTTATTGGAAGGCTGTGCAGGTTTGGAGGATGCTGCTTTCCGGTCCTGACGGCGTTTCTTGTGTTCGGTATCCAGAGTATGGATGTCATCGATCGTATGTACATCTTTCTTTTTCCAGCCTTCCAGAATCTTGTCTGTATACTGGAAGCTGGCCTGACCTGTCTGAAGGACAGTACGGTTGCAGGCTTCCTGGATGACCTCCATGGAAAAGCCATAGGTTCGAAGCCAGGTGTCCATCAGTGTGATCTCTGTCTCTACGGGATTGCGGTTGGTGATTCCGAGAGCCTTGAGAATAGAAAAATAGTCTTTATTATATCGGGAGCCGGACTGCTTGGCTTCTTCCACAGAGGTAATTCCCTCCTCAGCCCAGGCAAGAGCCACCTTCTCGATGTAGCGGATGCTCTTGTGATTGTGGCCCACGCAATATTCAATCAGATATTCGATCAGGTCAGCAGACATGCCAAGGCCATCATAGAAGAAAAGCATCTTTTGAATTTCTGTAGGTGAAAGTGTTTTGCCAAGATATTGTTCGGCTACATAAAGAAGCTGGATGATATCTTCGTTTTGTTTCAGTTCATTTACACGGTCCGGAGTAAGTGCTTCTGTACGGACAACAGGCTGGTCCTTCGGCTGTTCGGAAGTAACGGAAATCTCATCCTGCACGGCATCCGTCGGACTGGAAGGAGCTACAGGAGTGAGAAGAGAAATTCCGCAAAGCTTATTATTGTCTGTGAAATCAAGAGTAAGAAGCTGCTGTTTGGCCCAGTATTTCAGTGCACGGAGAATATCTCTCTCGGTGCAGAGAAGACGGTCTGCCATCTGCTCCAGACTGAAAGAAACCGGAGCACTGGAAAGTGCACGCAAAAGGTAGATATATACTTTTACAAACTCTCCATTAGCTTCCGGCATATAATTATCAATAAATGTGTTCGATAAGATCGTAACCTCCGGGAGGGAGGCATTATGTAATGTGATCATTGCCATGAAATATCGCTCACTTTCCGATGCTGTTCATTTCATCAGGATATTACCTGTGAACAGTTATGACTTTTCCGCAATAATGCGGCTGTTTTGGAACACTTGGATTATAGCACAACATTTTTCAAATGAGAATAGGCGATTTTTCTACAGAGGATTTCCACAAATGAATGTGGATAATGTGGATAATGTGGAAAGTACATGGAGGATAAAATTATGTGCAACCGCGAAAAATGGCGAAATTTCGTATATTATCGCAAAAAATATGAAAAATCGACAAAATATTATGTGAACCAGTTTTGCATAAAAAATCCACATGCCATACGCATATAAAAATGTGTATAAACATGTGGATAATGTGGATAACTTATTTGCCAAGGAGCTGTTCACCAATATTTACAACGTCTCCGGCGCCCATAGTTATCAACAGGTCGCCCTGTGTACAATTTTCTAATAAAAAGTTTTCAATCTCGTCGAAGGTCGGGAAGTATTCACATGGAGTACCGAGTTCGACGATTTTTTCCTGCAGATTTCTGGAAGAAATGCCAAGATTATCCGTTTCACGTGCAGCATAGATATCAGCCAGTACGACGTGATCTGCAAGGGTAAGAGCTTTGGCAAATTCCGGAAGAAGGGCTTTGGTACGTGTATAAGTATGAGGCTGGAATACACACCAGATCTTCTTATGTGGATAATTTTTGGCTGCGTGAAGGGTGGCTTCAATCTCTGTCGGATGATGCGCATAATCATCAATGATCGTTACATCGCCAATTTTGCCTTTATACTGGAATCTGCGGTCTGTACCGCCGAAATCTTTCAGACCATCAAAGATCACTTCTGTAGACAGGTCAAGAAGCTGTCCTGCAGCGATAGATGCCAGAGCATTGGATACATTGTGAATGCCAGGCACTTTCAGAGAACATGTGCCCAGGTCTTCTCCGTTGTGAAGAACATGGAAGGTTGCATGGCCAAGTTCGTCATAAGTAATGTCTGTGGCTGTGTATTCAGCATCGTGTTCCAGACCGTAGGTGATCACTTTACATGGAAGATTTTCTGTGATCATTTCGTATTTTGGTGTATCTGCATTAATGATGAGTGCACCTTCTGCCGGGAGAAGTTCTG contains the following coding sequences:
- a CDS encoding ATP-binding protein, with translation MALQNFQYDIIMREYSRRQSQVQHDLEERRKEAFIRVPRLLEIDQEVAALSARKARSLLQGESDTVEDLKKDVAALAQERRTLLRSNGFSDDYLEPHYFCPLCQDTGYVDGQKCSCFKKSEVELLYTQSNLKEILKKENFEHFSFDWYSDTMKNEATGLTARETAKRAYNTARNFVDDFDKRAQNLFLYGSTGVGKTFLSHCIASELLKTAHCVLYFSAFDLFDRLAQTAFSRKSETDPGDDFILDCDLLIIDDLGTELTNSFVSSQLFLCINERISRRKSTIISTNLKLEDFSATYSERTFSRIASNYQMLKLIGKDIRIQKIFLGGK
- the murC gene encoding UDP-N-acetylmuramate--L-alanine ligase is translated as MYQIDFHKPLSIHFIGIGGISMSGLAEILLEEGFTISGSDSKKSPLTSLLESKGAKIYYGQRASNISDSVQVVVYTAAIHPDNPEFACAKEKGIPMLTRAQLLGQIMRNYDTSIAVAGTHGKTTTTSMLSHILLKGECDPTISVGGILPAIGGNIRVGQSETFLTEACEYTNSFLSFFPTIGIILNIDADHLDFFKDIDDIRHSFRTFAELLPAEGALIINADTPKYEMITENLPCKVITYGLEHDAEYTATDITYDELGHATFHVLHNGEDLGTCSLKVPGIHNVSNALASIAAGQLLDLSTEVIFDGLKDFGGTDRRFQYKGKIGDVTIIDDYAHHPTEIEATLHAAKNYPHKKIWCVFQPHTYTRTKALLPEFAKALTLADHVVLADIYAARETDNLGISSRNLQEKIVELGTPCEYFPTFDEIENFLLENCTQGDLLITMGAGDVVNIGEQLLGK
- a CDS encoding DnaD domain protein; this translates as MAMITLHNASLPEVTILSNTFIDNYMPEANGEFVKVYIYLLRALSSAPVSFSLEQMADRLLCTERDILRALKYWAKQQLLTLDFTDNNKLCGISLLTPVAPSSPTDAVQDEISVTSEQPKDQPVVRTEALTPDRVNELKQNEDIIQLLYVAEQYLGKTLSPTEIQKMLFFYDGLGMSADLIEYLIEYCVGHNHKSIRYIEKVALAWAEEGITSVEEAKQSGSRYNKDYFSILKALGITNRNPVETEITLMDTWLRTYGFSMEVIQEACNRTVLQTGQASFQYTDKILEGWKKKDVHTIDDIHTLDTEHKKRRQDRKAASSKPAQPSNNRFNNFQQREYNFDEYEKHLLNQ